The Acinonyx jubatus isolate Ajub_Pintada_27869175 chromosome B3, VMU_Ajub_asm_v1.0, whole genome shotgun sequence genomic interval CGGCGCTTGCCCAGGCCAAAGATCATCACCTTCTCACTTAAGATCTTGTTGATGGCAGTGCCATCAGCAGTGAGGAATCGCTCTGGCCGGAACTCAAATGGATCTCCCCACACCTTTCTGCAAGAGGAACAGAGGAGATGGGATTTCTGGGTGGGGGAAACCCTGGGAGGAAAGACCTGGGGGAGACTTCTGTTGATGATACAAGTGTTAAAATAGGTCGAGAGTGATGAAAAGAGAGTGGAGAAAGCGGCCAAACCGTATTTTGATGCTTATTTCTTTTAcaaatctctctctaaaatgattGGCCTTGCAAATGGTGCTTTTTAATAttagtttgttattttaaagaaataatgcttcaattacaagaaattaaaagaaggaaaatgttatcTCCATCCTACTCAATATATAAGGGGAATCAACAGTACATCCTGGTTTATGCTTATTGCTTTGGAGGAATTGTTGGTAGTATCCCTTTTCACACTCAGGAGCGCCCCCGTTTAGATGGTAAATTATATGGTCCCCCTACCTACAGGCTAGAGTGGGATTTTCTAAAGAGAGGTCACCAGGCCATTgccatcagaatcacctgaggtaCTCCATTTTACCTACCAAAGTGGAATCTTGGGGGATGAGGCACCCTAATCTAACCAACCTGCTGGTCATTTCCTATGTGCACTATAGTTTGAGAAACATGGACCTAAAGTCTGTTACTTAGAACAGACTATGTATAGCAATCAAGGCCCCATTCCTCTATTATATAACCAGTTCCCAGGGGGACAGACAGCCTTCCTGACTGCTGAGCCTCACGTATTTTTTAGTGGGAGATGTATACTCACTGGTCATGATTGATCTGCCACTGGTTTATGAAGACAAGGTGTTTCTCTGGGATGTAGAAGCCATTCAGTGTCGTGTCCCTTGTTGtgctgaggaaggaagagggggcaTTCAGGCTCAGGGCAGGAAAACTGGGGCATGTCTTTGGGAACTATTCTCTCCTACTTCCGCCCCAGCCCAATAGCTTGCTCACCACAGTCTCCATACCCCACACTGGGAGGGAATGTCGGGTGCAGGGAAGTGGTGAAGTTATCCTTCCCCTTCCTCAGCGCCTGTTTTTCACCTTCAGCCGAGCAAGTGTTTACTAAACTTTTTTGTGCATCTGGCTGTGCACTTGGCCATCCTCTGGAGCCAAGAAGAAGGCAGTCTGGGCCAGCCCTGCAGGAGTTCCCAGCTTGGCTGAGGAGTCAGACCTCTTGCTCCAGGAATGACTAGACCAATATATGGGTAGAAGTAAATGTTCACTAACTCTCTTGACATTGTGAAAAATCCCGGGACATTATCAAAGACAAATGGCTGAAAGTTCTGCAAGATATCAGAGAATGAATCTGTGCCAGCCAGTTGAGTCAAGAAAGCCTGCTAGGGAAGGGGAAGTTTGTGTCAGGATGGACCTTGGGCAAGCACAGGATTCTGGTAGCCAGAGAAGAGGGTAGATGGCATTCCCGGCCCAAGGTCCAGCATCAGCAGGATTGGAGGTTGGCTTCATCGTGCTGGTGAGGTCCAGTGAGGCCAGCCTGGCAGGGCTGAGAGTACTTGCAGGGAGGGAATGTGAGCAGAGGTGAGTGAGAGCTGAGGTCAAGAATGTGACTTTCTCCTGAAAGTGGGGTAGTTTGATCAGGCTTGGACTGGCTGGGGGACAGACTAGAGGCTGAGGGTCTGTGAGGAACTTGGTGACATGGCCAGAAATGAGATGCCGAGATCTGAGCCAGGGCCAGGGCTGAGAAGATGGGAAGAAGAGACATGGTGAGGACTTCAAAGGCGGCAGGGCAGAATAAACAGATCTTACCTGTGGGGGACAGTGAAGGGGATGAAGGAGGAGTGTCGGAAGATCTCCAAGATGGAGGCCTCCAGGTAGGGCAGCTGGAGTCTGTCAGACAACCGGGGCCGCCGTGCCCTGCCAACCACTGTGTCTGTAGAACACGGAAGACCAAACAGGGCTTAGGGCCGTCCTGATTGCTCCATAGCATCTGCGTCCCCTATTATGTCCCCTATTACATCCCGTTAGGCCCATAACGGCCACGTGTAGATCGaacaaatcacctggggatccCAAGGCTTCTCTCAGCCAATGCATCTCTGCCACGTACCCAGCTCCTCCTggatctttctctgtttctcaggaTTTGTCACAAGGTACATAAGGCTCCAGGAGATGGCTGTTGTCACAGTGTCAAATCCTGGGCAGCATGGTGCAAGGTAAGGAAGTAACAAAGCCAAGAACAAGAAACCGGCATTCCCCAAACACCCAGCATGAATGTACCAAGCAttgctttctctgccttcttccccccTACCTTCTCCACCCCCTCCATGAGTTTTCTGAGGGCAGAGACAGATCTTCTCACCGCAAATTTGGTCACTGGTTTTAGAATTCGTTTCTGGAATTACAGGGACCCAGACTTCCAGGCTAGAGAACCCTTTATTATtcaggtagggaaactgaggcccagaggcagagaggggtttGGTTGAATTTCCACTGACAGTTGTTGGCATGGCCTGGACTCAGACCCTGAACATGGGCCAGGTGTCTGCGTGTCCTGCACCCATCTGGTATGTGGTTGGCAAGTTATCTGATGGACTCAGGGGCTGAACAAGTCTGTGGGTGGACAGCAGGCAGTGATGGATGGAGGAGCAAGGGTCTGACTCCTACCGGCCCCAAAAATGTCGTTGATAAGGCTGACGATCTTCTCGTGAGGGATGTGGCCACCATTAGCTCTGGAGCCCTTCTTACAGTGCTTCAACAGGGCGCCTGCGATGTCCTGGATGTTGTTCTGTGAGGACACAAGCTTAGGGACAACCCTGGCATTTCCAGGGCCAACCACTGAACCTTGCCCCATTCCACATGGCACCTCCCCCTGGCCTCTAGGCAGTAAGCTGGGCTTACAGTGGGAGCTGGTGGCAGCCCTGGGGACCCTTCCTCCCAATAACCCCAAGGGTCCAGTTTCCAAGGAGGAGGCTGGGGTGAGTACTGGGAAGCAAAGTGCCACCTGAGCTGGGGATTAGCCTCTGTCAGCATTCAGATTCCTGCAGAACAAAAGCCTTCTTAAGACAACAACCCCCCACATTGCAGGACTCTGCCAGGGGCCCATTCACAGCCAAATATCTCTGGGGCTTCAAGCCACCCTgaaagagaggcaggagggatgaggaaactgaggccagagagggaaagggattgTTTCCAGGTCCCACAGCTAGTCCAGGGTGTTCCAGAGCCTTCCTAGGCCTTGGCAGCAGCATATCAGCTGTGTGTGTACCTTGAAGCTGAGTGAGAGGCACGGCACCCAGGCCCTGCAGCTCCAAAACCCTGGGCTCACCTCGTCAAAGTCCTGGTAGTGCTCCTGGATAATTTTCTGCAGGAACTGTACCAACTTCTGGTTGAAGGCCTTGAATCTctgcaggcctggggtggggataTATTGAAGGATGGGGAAGAAGTCCACAGGGTTCCCGGAGGACGCATTCTCCACGAATATATTGCTGCTGTGTATGAGGCTGAGCTTTTCCTCACTGTCCTGAGGAAAGTGCTGCCCAAAGCACATGGCACCAATGACATTGGCCACTGACAGCACCACTTGGCTATGGGGATCGAAGCTCCCAACCTCTGCCATCTGTTCCTGCAACCTGCTGAGGAGGGCCTCGGCCTCCTTGCTCACGTGGTCTTCCAGGTAGCAGGAGGATGCGGAAGCCGGGTCTGAGGCAATGGAGAAGGTGTTGAGAGCGCTCTGGGCCAGGCGCCTGCGGGCGGCCCACACTGGTCCAGAGTCTGGGCTGAAGGTCATGCTGTGGCCATCAGTGACCAGACTGAAGCTGTAGAGGTTGGGCCGGCCCTTGAAGTCATCACCCTGCTGCACCAGGGCCTGCCGGATGGTGTCCAGGCCACTGAGCACCAGCACGGGTGTGGAGCCGATGCGGATTTGCAGCACGTCCCCGTAACGCTGGCTCAGCCTTGCCAGCACCAGATGTGGGTTCTTCCTCAAGGTCAGCACGTGCCCGAGCAGAGgccagccccagggccctggtGGACTCTTCAGGCCTTTGGGAACCTGAGGCTGCCAGGCCCTGACCACCCAGAACACCAGGCAGAAGACAAAGGAGGCCAGGAGAAGCTCTGTGGCCGTTGGGGATATTGCCATCTGTATCAACTactggggaagaaggaggagccAGGTTGAGCATCAAGATGGAGCCGTTCActcgttcattcactcactcagtcaATAAACACTGGCACATGATTGGTACTTGGCTCCTAGCTAGATGCCAGAAAGACTTAAGTGTATCCACCGTAGGTCCCGTGTCCCAAAAGCTCACTCTTAGAGCATCACCGAATCTGAGGCCTGGAAAGGAGACTCAAAATTCCCAACCTAAGTGTCTGAACTCTTACCCCTGATGCTCCCATCTGCCCATCACCTCAATTTCCAATTCTGAGGCTGGAGTGGAGGCAATTGACGACTTCAAAACAGGGAAGCACCCTTGCCAGCCCCCAGTTCAAGGTTATGCTGGACATTATGCCAAAGGGTCCCTGCCGATGCTGACTTCCTGCCAATACCTCCTCCTACCCAGGGAAAGGGGAACAGCTCCCACCCAGCAACAAACACTGAGGGGGCCAGGGTCCCAGGGCTCATGCAAATGACTGGTGATGCTTCCTCCCCTGGGGCATTCTTTACCAGATCAAGGAGAGTCCTTCCTCTGAGGATGAGTCCCCACCCTCTCACAGTCTTGGAGACTGAGATTGGGCTGCAACCAAGCCACAGCCAGGGCTGCCCTCGTGCCAGGTGGggacccctccccatctctccatTCTAATCAGAGATGGCCCAGTCCAAgttgctaatttaaaaatggagacagaaagaaaatttaaaaat includes:
- the LOC106979449 gene encoding cytochrome P450 1A2 isoform X1 — protein: MTLISGDQDGQANLTEGDVYKRPFTQKQKLRARLHNPADLKHLPLQLIQMAISPTATELLLASFVFCLVFWVVRAWQPQVPKGLKSPPGPWGWPLLGHVLTLRKNPHLVLARLSQRYGDVLQIRIGSTPVLVLSGLDTIRQALVQQGDDFKGRPNLYSFSLVTDGHSMTFSPDSGPVWAARRRLAQSALNTFSIASDPASASSCYLEDHVSKEAEALLSRLQEQMAEVGSFDPHSQVVLSVANVIGAMCFGQHFPQDSEEKLSLIHSSNIFVENASSGNPVDFFPILQYIPTPGLQRFKAFNQKLVQFLQKIIQEHYQDFDELVSSQNNIQDIAGALLKHCKKGSRANGGHIPHEKIVSLINDIFGAGFDTVTTAISWSLMYLVTNPEKQRKIQEELDTVVGRARRPRLSDRLQLPYLEASILEIFRHSSFIPFTVPHSTTRDTTLNGFYIPEKHLVFINQWQINHDQKVWGDPFEFRPERFLTADGTAINKILSEKVMIFGLGKRRCIGEVLAKWEVFLFLAILLQQLEFSVPAGVKVDLTPIYGLTMKHVRCEHVQARPRFSIK
- the LOC106979449 gene encoding cytochrome P450 1A2 isoform X3, producing the protein MAISPTATELLLASFVFCLVFWVVRAWQPQVPKGLKSPPGPWGWPLLGHVLTLRKNPHLVLARLSQRYGDVLQIRIGSTPVLVLSGLDTIRQALVQQGDDFKGRPNLYSFSLVTDGHSMTFSPDSGPVWAARRRLAQSALNTFSIASDPASASSCYLEDHVSKEAEALLSRLQEQMAEVGSFDPHSQVVLSVANVIGAMCFGQHFPQDSEEKLSLIHSSNIFVENASSGNPVDFFPILQYIPTPGLQRFKAFNQKLVQFLQKIIQEHYQDFDELVSSQNNIQDIAGALLKHCKKGSRANGGHIPHEKIVSLINDIFGAGFDTVTTAISWSLMYLVTNPEKQRKIQEELDTVVGRARRPRLSDRLQLPYLEASILEIFRHSSFIPFTVPHSTTRDTTLNGFYIPEKHLVFINQWQINHDQKVWGDPFEFRPERFLTADGTAINKILSEKVMIFGLGKRRCIGEVLAKWEVFLFLAILLQQLEFSVPAGVKVDLTPIYGLTMKHVRCEHVQARPRFSIK
- the LOC106979449 gene encoding cytochrome P450 1A2 isoform X2; its protein translation is MTLISGDQDGQANLTEGDVYKRPFTQKQKLRARLHNPADLKHLPLQLIQMAISPTATELLLASFVFCLVFWVVRAWQPQVPKGLKSPPGPWGWPLLGHVLTLRKNPHLVLARLSQRYGDVLQIRIGSTPVLVLSGLDTIRQALVQQGDDFKGRPNLYSFSLVTDGHSMTFSPDSGPVWAARRRLAQSALNTFSIASDPASASSCYLEDHVSKEAEALLSRLQEQMAEVGSFDPHSQVVLSVANVIGAMCFGQHFPQDSEEKLSLIHSSNIFVENASSGNPVDFFPILQYIPTPGLQRFKAFNQKLVQFLQKIIQEHYQDFDENNIQDIAGALLKHCKKGSRANGGHIPHEKIVSLINDIFGAGFDTVTTAISWSLMYLVTNPEKQRKIQEELDTVVGRARRPRLSDRLQLPYLEASILEIFRHSSFIPFTVPHSTTRDTTLNGFYIPEKHLVFINQWQINHDQKVWGDPFEFRPERFLTADGTAINKILSEKVMIFGLGKRRCIGEVLAKWEVFLFLAILLQQLEFSVPAGVKVDLTPIYGLTMKHVRCEHVQARPRFSIK